One part of the Neisseria zalophi genome encodes these proteins:
- a CDS encoding glucokinase — MSTTQIKTAAVQTKTVEWPRLVADIGGTNARFALETAPQKIEQVEVLPCNDYDTVVDAARAYLKLAGDPKISHAAIAIANPVLGDWVQMTNHHWAFSIETTRQALGLETLILLNDFTAQALAITRLSDDELVQVGGSHQVENAPKAVIGPGTGLGVSGLIPSNSGWVPLAGEGGHVSFSPFDDAEIMIWQYARKKYGHVSAERFLSGAGLTLIHEALSAKEGIKRQKLRPSEISAQALSGSSPLCRLTLDIFCAMLGTAASNLALTLGAGGGVYLCGGIVPRFIDYFKHSPFRTRFESKGRFDAYLAAIPVYIVLGKYPGIVGAAVALSNHLQGICNNTAALGGAQQQENC, encoded by the coding sequence ATGTCCACTACTCAGATTAAAACAGCAGCCGTTCAAACAAAAACAGTAGAATGGCCGCGTTTGGTGGCCGATATCGGCGGCACCAATGCCCGCTTTGCTTTAGAAACGGCACCGCAAAAAATCGAACAGGTCGAGGTTTTGCCTTGTAATGATTATGATACGGTGGTGGATGCGGCGCGTGCTTATTTAAAACTTGCCGGTGATCCGAAAATCAGCCATGCCGCCATTGCCATTGCCAATCCGGTGCTGGGCGATTGGGTGCAGATGACCAATCACCATTGGGCGTTTTCGATTGAAACCACGCGTCAGGCTTTGGGCTTGGAAACCTTGATTCTATTGAATGATTTTACCGCGCAAGCTTTGGCGATTACCCGTTTGTCGGATGACGAGCTGGTTCAAGTCGGTGGTTCGCATCAGGTGGAAAATGCTCCGAAAGCCGTTATTGGCCCGGGAACGGGCTTGGGTGTGAGCGGATTGATACCTAGTAATTCAGGTTGGGTGCCTTTGGCCGGTGAGGGGGGACATGTGAGCTTTTCACCGTTTGACGATGCTGAAATTATGATCTGGCAATATGCCCGCAAAAAATACGGTCATGTGTCTGCCGAGCGTTTTTTAAGTGGTGCAGGCCTAACCCTGATTCACGAAGCACTTTCGGCCAAAGAAGGAATTAAACGGCAAAAATTACGGCCGTCTGAAATCAGTGCGCAGGCATTAAGCGGCTCTTCTCCACTTTGCCGTCTGACTTTGGATATTTTCTGTGCCATGTTGGGTACGGCGGCATCCAATCTCGCGTTGACTTTGGGCGCAGGTGGTGGTGTTTATTTGTGCGGCGGCATTGTTCCGCGTTTTATCGATTATTTCAAACATTCGCCGTTCCGCACCCGTTTTGAAAGCAAAGGCCGTTTTGATGCTTATTTAGCGGCTATTCCTGTGTATATTGTTTTGGGGAAATATCCCGGTATTGTTGGTGCTGCAGTGGCATTGTCAAACCATTTGCAAGGTATCTGTAATAATACCGCTGCTTTGGGCGGGGCACAGCAGCAGGAAAACTGTTGA
- the pgl gene encoding 6-phosphogluconolactonase, producing MAYEWHQHKNAAVAAEALADAVAEKLNTVLVQQEYAVLAVSGGRSPIAFFEALSQKDLDWPRVYITLVDERIVPTDHADSNTALVHQYLLQNKAKAAGWLPLVEAGLKAEALQPEAVVQTALKHYRRRDVLVLGMGGDGHTASLFPQAPQLDQGLDEKNEIPLLHTTPVTAAHERISMTLNAIAETPAVFLAIQGGDKKNIFEQAAVAPSKQFPISYVLNHKKVNCHVHYSD from the coding sequence ATGGCTTATGAATGGCATCAACATAAAAATGCCGCCGTTGCTGCAGAAGCATTGGCCGATGCGGTTGCCGAAAAGCTGAACACCGTATTGGTACAACAAGAATATGCGGTTTTAGCGGTATCGGGCGGACGCTCGCCAATTGCGTTTTTTGAAGCACTGTCGCAAAAAGATTTGGATTGGCCGCGTGTTTATATTACGCTGGTGGATGAGCGCATAGTGCCGACGGATCACGCCGATAGCAATACGGCATTGGTTCATCAGTATCTTTTGCAAAATAAAGCGAAAGCGGCCGGTTGGCTTCCTTTGGTTGAGGCCGGCTTAAAAGCAGAAGCGCTACAGCCTGAAGCAGTGGTTCAGACGGCCTTAAAACATTACCGCCGTCGTGATGTGCTGGTATTGGGCATGGGAGGCGACGGGCATACCGCATCGTTGTTTCCGCAGGCGCCGCAATTGGATCAAGGCTTGGATGAGAAAAATGAAATTCCTTTGCTGCATACCACACCGGTTACCGCCGCACACGAGCGCATCAGCATGACACTGAACGCTATTGCCGAAACACCAGCGGTATTTTTAGCCATTCAGGGCGGCGACAAAAAAAATATATTTGAACAGGCTGCCGTTGCGCCGTCCAAACAATTTCCGATAAGTTATGTTCTCAATCACAAAAAGGTAAACTGCCATGTCCACTACTCAGATTAA